In Leptospira fletcheri, the genomic window TTTCACACTTTCCCAATAAAACGGATCGTGAAGCCGTTTCCAAATTGCTCCAGTCGAACGAGATCGGAGTTTCCGGACTTTTAGAGAAGGTAAGGACCGGAACCGAAAAGCAAATCTTGGCTGGAAAATCCTCCGAAGAGGTGGCTAAAAACGTTCTTTCCTCTTTAGCTTTAATTCGGGAGCCCGGGGAGAGAATTTATCGCGGAACGAAGTTCTATAATTACGGCGAAGAAAAGCCGATCTTTTACGTTTCTTATTTTTTCGTCCATCCGGAAAACGGAAAAATCTACGAAGTCGGTTTCGATTATAAATCTTTGAGGGAGTTTTTACACGATCCTTCTCTGGTTTTGGTGACTTCTCTCATCGCCGTCATCCTGATTGTATCGATTGGATTCCGATTCTTTTTTCAATTCGCCTTGATCGTTCCGATGAGCGAAGTGGTCGTCGGATTGACCGAGGTGAATTCGGGAAATCTGGATTATCGTCTTACTCCGCGTGTCGAGGATGAAATAGGCTTTATCGCCCGTTCCTTTAACAGGATGGCCAGGTCCATCCAAGCGGCAAGAAAACGACTAGAGCAATACGCGAACGAACTTGAGGAAAAAGTAAAAGAAAGAACCAAGGAATTGGAGCAGACTCTCGACGAAGTTCGCGAGTTGAAGCAGCAACAGGACGGGGATTATTTCCTCACGTCTCTGTTGATCAAGCCTCTAGGAGCTAATAAGGCCAACCAAGAGAACGTCAAAGTGGATTTTCTGATGGAGCAGAAAAAGAAGTTCACTTTCAGGCGATATAAGGACGAGATCGGAGGGGATCTCAATATTTCGAATCATATCGATCTCCAAGGGAGATCTTATACGGTCTTTTTGAATGCCGATGCGATGGGAAAATCCATGCAAGGAGCAGGAGGAGCGTTGGTTCTCGGTGCCGTATTCGAATCCATCATCGAAAGAACTAGGATCGTGGAATCCATGCGGACCCAATCTCCGGAACGTTGGCTCAAGAACGCGTTTACGGAACTCCATAAGGTATTTGAGAGTTTTGACGGCTCCATGCTCGTGTCTTCCGTGGTCGGTCTGATCGACGACGAGGTTGGAGTATTATATTTTATTAATGCAGAGCATCCTTGGACTGTTCTGTATCGGGATGGAATAGCCAGTTTTATCGAAGACGAACTGATGTTCCGCAAGTTGGGCACTACCGGAATGGAAGGGCGAATTTTCATCAAGACGTTCCAGCTTGAAACTGGAGACGTGATCATAGCTGGATCTGATGGACGGGATGACATTCTTTTAGGCGTCGATGCCGAAGGAGCTAGGATCATTAACGACGACGAACGCCTTTTTTTACGCACCGTAGAGGAGGCGAAAGGAGATTTAAAAGAAATCTACTCCGGTATATTATCCAAGGGAAATCTTACCGACGACCTTTCGTTGATCCGTCTTTCTTTTAAGGAATCGGATCCCGAGCAAAGAAGGATAGAGGAAGAGCAAAAGGGAAAAGTCCGGGAGCTTCTTAAAAAGGCGAAAGAGACTTCGCAAAACAAAGAGATCGATGAGGCGATTTCCTACTTGGAACAGGCGGAATCTTTGAATAGCAGAATCCCCGAGGTAAAAAAGAATTTCGTCCGCCTGTTTTTAAAGATGAAGGATTATACGAAAGCCGCCCGTTATGCGGAGGATTATCTGAATATTAAACCGGTGGATAAGGAAATCCTGTATGTAGCTTCGTACGCGGCGAGAAAAGCGGGTCAACTTAGAAAAGCTCTGGACTTCGGGGAAAGGCTGCTTTTAAGAGAGCCGGACCATTTTAAAAATCTGATGAACCTCGCTCAAATTTACATCGCCTTAAAGAACTACAGCAGGGCCATGGTAATGACCCAGTCCGCTCTCAGATTGGACCCTGATAACGAAGCGATCCTAAAAATCAAAGATGTGTTGCGCACTTACACGGACAAAAAGCCGGAAGCTGAGGAGAAGCACATCTAAAGAGAAGCTATTCAAGACTCGGATGAATGATTACTTCCGCCTTGATGGAATTTCCTATAAAACAACTCTTATGGGCAAGCTCGTGTAGGGTTTTGAGTTCTTCTTCAGTCGGGAAGTTTTCCTGAGCGAATTTGGTTTTGGGATGGATGTCGATTTTAACGATCGCAAGTTTTCCGTTCTCGTTTTTGTCCAGGGTGGATATCGCAGTATCGGAATATTCCAACACTATGTACTTTCTTTTGGCGGCGACCGCCAAAAACGTTAACATGTGACAACTAGATAAGGAAGCTGCGATGATTTCCTCCGGATTCGCGTATTCCTCTTTCCCGAAAGTAGAGGCAGTTGACGATCCTCTGATTTCTTGTCCTCCTCCGAAGCGAATGAAATGGGTTCGATCATAAGTTTCGTACTTAAACTCTTCCGGCCCTTTTTTCCAATTTAATTGAATACGATACTCGGACATATTCTCTGCTCCATATATTTTTCATGAAACGTTAAAATGTTGTAACGTTCCTTTCTTTTGCGGCGAATTTTCCACGGTCGTTCAGCAAAAAAGTGTCGCTTTCTGACCTATTTCCTATTCTAAATCTCCTGTAAGTAATGTAAATAAATTACTGGGGAACGGGCACTATGTCGAATCAAACCGGGGCCGAGAAGATTGCGGCTACAGGACCGATCACGATCAACCGGATACGATTTGGATTAATTTTTCTTTATTTTGCTTCGATTGCGATCGGCTATAAGCTTAGCACGACGACTCAAAATACGATGTACATCGCGGGTACTTCAGCCATGGTTCTGTATACCCTTTACTCCTTTTACAAAAACCGATTCGGCGGTGGAGTTTCCCCAGTTTTAGGAAAAGCATTCGTATTGGTAGACGTGGTAGTGCTTACGCTAGTGATGATAGGCGCCACGTTCGAAGACCCCAAACGTGCGTCGGTAGTGATTCGGCAAATCGTATTATTCACAATATATGTGATTTATATAATATATTCCGGACTTCTCCTATCCACTTCGTTTGTGATATGGACCGGATTGTCTTCCGTGGTTGCGCAATTGATCATTATCTTCAACGCCAAGCTGACCGGAGTAATTTTTACGGAAGATCCCAAGATAGTAAATCTTCCAGGATACGCTCCCATCTCCGAACAGTTCACGAAAACGGCCTTTTTGATCGTTGTAGTGTTCATCGTCCGAACTTTAATTTCCATATTTATGCGACTAAAGGATGCGGAGGAGGAAAAGTCGATCGCCGCCGAACGTGCCAGAATGGAACTGGAAACGGAAAGGGAAAAAATGACCATCTCAGCCAGCTCCCTCAGACGGAATTCGAAAACACTACGGGAGTTTTCGGGAGAATTATCGGAAGTGGTCAGCAGTCATGCGGCTTCTTTCGAGCAAATCAGTTCGACGATGGAGGAATTCCTGGCGCAGACCGAGCACTCTGCGGGGACGGTCCGAAATCAGTTGTTACGCATCGAAGGTTTGCTCGGTGAAAGCGGTAACCTACATGATTTGATTGAAAAGATCGACAGCAATTCCTCCCAATTGAACAAGAACATGGAGATCGTTTTATCTGCGAGCAAGGAAGTTAGCGCTTTTGTCGAAGCGCTTCGTCAATCTCTGGATTCGCTCGGAAATTCCTTTCGCTCCGTCGGGGAAGTGAATCAGATCATGTCCGACGTGGCGGATCGTACGAACTTGCTTTCCTTAAACGCGTCGATCGAAGCTGCGCGGGCCGGAATGGCGGGTAAAGGGTTTGCGGTTGTTGCCGTCGAGGTTTCCAAGCTAGCCGAAAGCAGTTCGGAAAACGCGGACCGTATCTCTAGGATCATCAAAGAAAGTACGGGACACGTTTTGGAAGGACAGAAATCCGCATCGACAGCGACGCAAAAAGTGCAACAGCAGGAATCGTTGTTCGGTAATTTCTTGGATCGGTTCGCGCAGCTGAGTGAATTGCTGGAAAAGCAGAAGACGGTCAACGACCGCTTTTTATCCAACTTAGGCGAGTTGCGGGACCTTTCTTCGGACATTGAGATTGCGTCAAAAGAGCAGGCCTCGGGTTCGGGCTCGATGATGCAGGCGGTTTCGGCCCTACAGAGTTCCATGGATTCGCTTTTGGATAAAAGCGAACTTCTCGGCGAAACGATTCGAACTTTGGAAAAGGAAGCAGAAGTACTTACTCTCCAAGAAAGCTCGGTGAATTAAAGAGAAGACTTTTTCTTTTGGCTTCTTGCAACGATTCCTTTTGTCTTGCGGATCATTTCGAAAGGAATTTCTCCTTGCATTTTCCCTTTAGCCGATTAAAACCGTGGGTCGATGTTGTTTTTCGATTCTTGGGCGATTTCCACTCTTATCTGCTGCATATTTACTCTCATCATTTTCGTCTATCTCGCTGCGTTAAAAAACAAGGCGAGTTATACCGGGTCTTTTTCCGTACTGTTCCTGTTGGTCTTTATCGTAAATTTGGGATTTTTTATCTCTGCGATATTCCCGTATCCTAACGGTGCATTTCATCGAATGCTGACCGGTCCCGGAGCAGCGTTCGGGACGATTTTCCTTTGTGTGTTTTCCTATTTGTATCCTCGGAACGACCGACCGAAGGAAGCGAAAATCGTGCTAGGCATTTTGTCTTCCATCTCCCTAGTCGCGGTCATTTATTCGTATTATCAGATTTTAACTCATGATCCGATTTTCGATTTTCAAGGCCAGATATACACGTATCCCGCCGGCGTCGGCGGTATACTTGCGATAGTAATGATCGGATTTTTGGTATCGATGCTCGTCATTCAAATCAGGAAAATCGTGCAAAGTTCCGGAGAAGAAAAGAAAGCGCTGATTCAAATGTCGATCGCTATCGGAGTTACCTATCTCGTACCCGTTTTTTCCAATTTGCTATTGCGTGAAGGCTATATAAAATTTCAGGTGTTCCAGCAGCTATATGTCGGTTTCATGATAGTGGGTTATTTTTCGCTCACGATCGTATTCATCAATAATACGGTGGATCGGACTTCTTTCATGACTAAGATCGTCGGAATAACGGTCGTCACCAGTCTTGTCTTTGCACAAGGATTCTCCACCGTTTTGAACATTAGAAACGAGGCACTTTATGATGAGATCAGCCTGAAAGAAGCTTTGACTTTCGTTTCCACGGGAAAATCGGACGGTACATCGATAGCATATGTGATATCTCTAGGTAAGAATTCCCAGAGAGCAAAATTACTTCACAAAAAGGAAAACTACGAACCGAATCTCGACGAGTCCCTAAAGGATATCGTCAAAAACAAAAGTGCGGGAAATTTCCTGAAAAGAATTCCCACGGTCAATCTTCCGAAATCGACGCAAAACGCTTCCAAATACGTTCCTAAATTGTCCGATCTATTCTACTCATATTACATATCCGATACCGAAAACGACAGGATAGTTCAGGTCGCTTTTCCCTATGTCTACTATCGGACTTTTCTGGATGAAACGAACAGGTGGGTCGCGATTCTGACACTGTTCCTGGTGTTGATCATTCTGACCTTGTTTCCGGTTTTTTTCAGTCGGAGTTTAGTGCGCCCTTTGAATACTCTGATCCAGGGTGTCGGAGAAGTGAACCTTGGAAATCTTTCCGTAAAAATTCCCGTACTAGTTCAGGACGAGATCGGCTTTCTCACGGATGCGTTTAACAAAATGGTCCAGAGCATTCTCGAAGGCAGGACCAAACTGGAAGAGTACGCGGACACGCTGGAAGAAAAAGTGGAATCCAGAACCAAGGAAGTCACGGAGAAAATGGAGGAGATACAGTCTTTAAAAGTCCAACAAGACGGTGACTATTATCTGACCTCCCTTTTGAGTCGTCCTTTAATGACCAATTGGAATAAATCGAGAAGCGTAAGCACTGCGTTCTACATAGAACAGAAAAAGAAATTCACTTTTCGTAATAAGAATTCCGAAATCGGAGGGGATATATGCATCAGCGGAAATCTCCTCTTCGGCAGCGACAAGGATCGTTGGACCGTTTTCGTTAACGGTGATGCGATGGGAAAATCCATGCAGGGGGCCGGCGGCGCCATCGTTTTGGGCACGGCGATGAATAATATCATGGCTCGTTCGGCGGGAAAAGGAAAAGCCCTGGAATCCAGTCCCGAAGATTGGATCCAGGATACGTATCGGGAACTTGACGATATATTCAGGACATTCGACGGGGTGATGATGGCGTCCGTCGTACTGGGATTGATCAACGAACGTACCGGGAGAATGTTATATTTCAACGCCGAACATCCTTGGACGGTACTGTTTCGGGACGGAAAATCCTCCTTTTTGGAGAAGGAACTGACCTTAAGAAAGTTAGGTTCTCCTTCCGAGATGAGTTTTAAGATTTTAGAATATGTTTTGAAACCCGGGGACGTGATATATGTGGGCTCGGACGGAAGAGACGATATAAACGTAGCCCAAGGAAATTCCTCCTGGACGATGAACGAGGATGAAACGATATTTTTAAAAGCTGTTGAATCCTCTAAAGCGGATCTGGATGGAGTCGTGAATTATATTCATGGGCTAGGCATATTGACCGACGATCTTTCTTTGATCAGGATCGGCTTTCAGGAGACCGAGGTTGCGACGGCTTCGGAACCTAAACGCAAATATGGAGATACGGCGATCCGAAAATTTTCGGAAGCCAAAGAACTATTACAGCAAGACGAAATCTCCACCGCCGTCGTTCTTTTGGAGGAGACGATCAAATCGGAACCCGATTTTAAGGAAGCGATCCGGCTTCTCGGACAGATCTATTACGACCAAAAGGATTACGAAAAAGCCGCGAGTCTTTTTGCTGAGTATGTAAAGTTCGATTCGGATTCACCGAATATCTGGTTTCTCCTTTCGATATGTCAAAAATATCTGAAAAATTATTCGCAAGCCAGCATATCGGCGGAAAAGGTTCGATACTCCCAACCTCAGAGACTCGCTAACCTAGTGAATCTCACGGACAACTATCGACTTTTAGGTCGTTGGGAAGAGGCGAGATCCACTCTTTTAGTCGCACAGAGCATCGACAAGGAAAGCCCCGGAGTCAAGAAACTGGACGAGCTTCTCAAATCCAAAGGCTACTGAGGAATTTTAGGTTGTGAAATGGGCCTTTTTACAATGTGCTGTCAAAAGGACCCTCTAGGACGCCGGTTCGACTCGTCGTCTTCATAGCGTAAGCCCGAAAATTTCCGATTCGTCTTTGATACGGTTCCACGTCGGAATATTTCGTCTCATTTGATAAAAGACGGGCTTTTTCTGGAGGTTCTTAAGGTAGATTCGAGGTACCATAGATGGCCAATTTATACTACGATCAGGACACTGATATTTCCCTTCTGAAAGGAAAAACGATCGCCGTAATCGGTTACGGTAGCCAAGGGCACGCTCAGGCTCAGAACATGAAAGATTCCGGCCTGAAAGTGATTATCGGATTAAAGGAAGGATCTAAATCGAAAAAGGACGCGCAAGAAGCCGGATTCGAAGTGTATTCCGTCGCGGAAGCGGCCAAAAAAGCGGATATTATTCAGATTCTTGCACCGGACGAGATCCAAGCTGACATTTATAAGGCCGATATCGAGCCGAATTTAAAGAAAGGCGATGCGTTGGTATTCTCGCACGGATTCAATATCCATTACGAATTCATTAAACCTCCGCAGGATGTGGACGTCTATATGGTGGCTCCGAAAGGTCCGGGCCATCTCGTTCGTCGCGTTTATGTGGAAGGAGGCGGTGTTCCTTGCTTAATCGCGGTTAATCAGGATGCGACCGGCGAGGCTAAAAAGCGCGCTCTGGCTCACGCTGCAGGAGTAGGCGGTGGTCGTGCGGGAATTCTCGAGACGTCTTTCCGCGAAGAAACTGAGACGGACCTATTCGGAGAGCAGGTCGTTCTCTGCGGTGGACTATCCAATCTGATTATGGCGGGATTCGAAACATTAACCGAAGCGGGGTATGATCCTGAGATCGCGTATTTCGAATGTCTTCACGAAGTGAAACTGATTACGGACCTGATTTACGAAGGCGGATTGGCTCGTATGCGCTACTCAATTTCCGGAACCGCGGAATACGGGGATTACGTTTCCGGTCCTCGTATCATCGACGCAGGCGTAAAAGCCAGAATGAAAGACGTCTTGAACGATATCCAAAAGGATAAGGGAGCCAAATTCGCGAAAGCCTGGATTGCGGAGACCAAAGCGGGATATCCTGAATTCAATAAAATGCGGGATAAGAACGCCAACCATCCGATCGAAGGTGTCGGAAAGAAATTGCGCAGCATGATGAAGTGGCTCGGTAAATAAGAATTCAAGAATTCTGTTTTTTGGAAGCCGGAGCTTAAAATCTCCGGCTTTTTTATTTTCAGGATTCGAAAATACGGGATATCAAAATAGCGCGGTCCTACCCGCGGCAGTCCCCTTCTATCACCCTCCCGATTTTACTACGGAAATTTTCGCAAAAATCGTCTTTTATCCGCCATTTTGCTCGAACAAAGAACCTCCATAAAGGCAAAAAAATAATGACAAACCTTTTGATTTTGCTATTTTTAGGACCACTCAAGCCAGGAGGCTCGGATTGAAATCCTTAATTTCAGCAATCGGAATCTCTCTTTTTCTGTTTTCAACGGACGTATTTGCGCAGAGAAGATTCGGACTCATCTTCGGCTCGAACTATAAAGGAAACAAAGCGGGGATTCCAGAACTTAACCTTTGCGAAGCCGACGCTAAGTATCTTCACGACGAAATAAGACGCGTTGGCAAGTTCGACGATATTAAGATCATTCTCGGAAAGGACGTCACGAAGGATAATATTCAGAAAGAGATTAAAGCGCTCTCTTCTCGTGCGAAATCCGATGACACGGTCTTTCTCTATTTCTCCGGACACGGAGCTTTTCAAAGAGATGCGAACGCCAAGAATGGAATGCGGAATTTCATCATTTGCTATGACCGTCCACATTTGAGCGACGATGAGCTGAACGATTATCTGAGCGATATCAAGTCCCCTAAAACTGTATTCGTCTTCGACTGTTGTTTTTCGGGCGGGATTACCAAAAAAGGAAGATCGACTAGAGGAGCCGCACCCGTTCCGATTCCGCAAGGGAGTGATGGAACGGTCCGCCAAGATCCTCAGGACTTCTATTTCCAGGATAAGGCGATCATTTCCTCTGCGGACGATAATCAGACCGCAATAGAAGTGGGCGGAAATATCAATCACGGAATCTTTACATATACGTTCGGAAAAGCGCTTTCTACCGCGGATTTGAATCACGATAATGTGGTTACCGCATTGGAAGCGTTTTTCGTTTCCAGGGACGATACGGCCGCAATGGCCAAGAAATTCGACCATGAACAGGTACCACAGGTATCGGGAAACGCGTCAGGAATCCTGTTGGCTGGGGAGAAGAAACCCGAACCTCCTCCTGCGGTGGAACCCACCAAACCTCCGGTCAATCCTACGGTAACTCCCGATGTGGATCCTCCCAAGCCGAATCCGGTAACGCCTGTAGTGACCCCGCAAGAGCCGCCCGTAGTTCCGACGAATTCGAAAGGGGATCTGGTGATCAAGACGACGATCATACAGGACAGGGCTTACGGAGTGTCAGATCTTCCACCCGATATACGTTTAACGACAGGTAAGAAGAGAAAAGGGAATCGTTCCGTGAAAGTATTGATCGACGATAAGGAGTACGAAACCAAAATCTCGACCGAGTCTTCCGCATATTGGGGTTCGGTCAAAAAAATGGGCAAATTGGTTTCCGGAGCGATTTATACGCTTACTTTGAAGGACCTTCCCGCAGGCGTTCATAAGATAACGATTCAGGCGGATGATTATCCGGAGATTCAAAAAACGCAGGCAGTGATTCCGAACAAAAAGAACGAAATGGAAGTAGTGACTTCTATGTCCGGTTTCGGCGCGATACGCGGCAAGGTCTTTTACCAGACTTTGGACAACCCGGTAATCAATCAGCCGATTTATATGCCAACGATTTCGAGCGTAACAGGGATCCAGAAACTAAATACGGATCAGAGCGGAAACTTCTGGTTTACGAACCTGAAACCGGGAGAATACGAAATCAAGGCTTCTTTTGCGGAGGATTTGAATTTGAACAATTCGAATCTCGTCGTCAAGGAAGGAGAAGTGACGGAAGTGGACGTGATTCTAAACGTGAAGCTTCCTTCTACGAAAACGAAATATTGATTTCGGAAGAAGAGTAATATGAAAAAAGCCTTCCGATCGGAAGGCTTTTTTATTCTATCAGTCTTTCTGGAAATGTTTCCACTGACTGGAATTAATTCTTCTTTTACGGATTTCGTTCAGTTTTTTCATTTGTTTCGTATCCAGTAGATTTCCCGCTTTTAAACCCGAGGTAGGTAAAGCGGTGTCATCCGTCAGATTTGCGAAGATTCCACTGACCTTGGCAAAAGAACTCCGGAGATCCGGATCCATTTCCGAATACAACATAAATCGCCTCCGTGCGACCCTTCGGGTGGAAAAGTGAGAAGGTCCGTCGATCCGTCCGTGGAAGAGGAGCCTTTCCCTGAACTGTACTTCGGGGGATTTACAAAATACTTGAGGTTTTTTTTTCTTGTACGATAAGAAAGTACCGGATAAAAACGGTTAAAATGCAGATTCGTCTGGAAAATCGAACGGGACGAAGGTCGGGGAGATACGTAGTTTACGAGTACGGAACCGACTTATTCGGCTACGTGTACGTGGATAAATTCCGCGGAAAAGACCGTGGGCGAATCGTATCCAGATGGGTTATGAATGACCTCGGCTCCATGGTCCGCTTATTGGACCACGAGCTGTATCGCCGCGAATCCGAAAATTACGAGAACGTTTCGGCAGCTGTATGAATATCTCGGCCCGGGTTCTCTCCGTAGAAAGGAGAAAAACCCGAATCTCAAAACTTCTTACTTTCGAAGAAAGAAAACTCCGTAACCTATCCACACTGAGGCTTTTCTCATTCGCGGCTTTTTTCCTTTGGATTCTAACCGCATATCTACTCAGGCCTACTTCCGAAATTTATTATCTTCCCTCTGTCCTCTTTTTGGCCGCATTTTACCGATTGCTTGGAATGTACCAGGCAAGAAAGGACAAGAAAGATCGCCTAAGTCTCTGGATCCGGTTTTTGGAGGAGCAGAAGGCAAGGCTGACCTTAACTCCAGGGGAATATCCGCGGATAAAGCGGGAATTGTACCGCAATCTTTCCGGGCAGAGGGATCTCCCTACATGGACCAAAGATTTGGATTTTTTAGGAGAAAGCGGGATATTTTCGCGGATCGATACCGCTTCCACATCCGAGGGTCAAATACGCTTTCTATCTTATTTTTTGGAACCGAAGCGGGTACTTACTTCGCGGGAAAGACAATCTTCCGTTTTGAAACTTTCCAAAAGATTGCCTACAGTCCAAAAACTTTTACGACTGTTCAAGCTTTACGAAGCATCCTTACCGGAACTCGAAGAGAAAAAGGAAGAATCTTTACCTTCCTACATTCCTTCTCTTTTCAAAAAAGATTCGAAAGATTCGACGGAAGAAAAAGGAAGTCCTCCTTCCGATTTATTCCGTCAAAGTCCCGACGAATTTTGGACCGGCGCCTTCGGGGAGAGGGGAAGGATTGTTCGCGCCGTTTTTCCTTTCTGGGTCGCCTTTAACTGGATTGTCGTTTTAGGAGCTTTGCTAGGGGGAAAGACTTGGGGTTTCGGTCTGTTTCTATTGAACTTATCCTTATTCGGATTCTATCGTGGAACTTCACTGGATATGATTCGTTCCCTAGCCAAGCAGTCCGAGTCTCTTCCTAGATTGGGAAAAATCTTGAATTACGCGATACGTTCGAATCTTGCCGGCAGTTCAGGAAAAAAATTCTTTT contains:
- a CDS encoding MutS-related protein — protein: MNISARVLSVERRKTRISKLLTFEERKLRNLSTLRLFSFAAFFLWILTAYLLRPTSEIYYLPSVLFLAAFYRLLGMYQARKDKKDRLSLWIRFLEEQKARLTLTPGEYPRIKRELYRNLSGQRDLPTWTKDLDFLGESGIFSRIDTASTSEGQIRFLSYFLEPKRVLTSRERQSSVLKLSKRLPTVQKLLRLFKLYEASLPELEEKKEESLPSYIPSLFKKDSKDSTEEKGSPPSDLFRQSPDEFWTGAFGERGRIVRAVFPFWVAFNWIVVLGALLGGKTWGFGLFLLNLSLFGFYRGTSLDMIRSLAKQSESLPRLGKILNYAIRSNLAGSSGKKFFSDWSPQEFQLCWNEFTRIANRAAFFQAPLPHSSLNFLFLFDLWLWKRYDRWWKRWGSRIASAFSDLAELDSILPLANLKWLEPTFSFPNILGKSESAKLEAKALVHPLIQAEKRVPNDLEKVSPGDIFLLTGSNMSGKTTYLRSAGICGILAMSGGPVPASECNLPLLEVHSSVRNEDSVEKGISFFYAEVRRLAKILSEVSDTGVEHLVLLDEILKGTNSRERTLACKGILKTLKKSKVFGIVTTHDLELAGLEGLELRHFREEIKDGKMSFDYKIRNGVVQSSNALEVLKLEGLDLDFS